A genomic segment from Streptomyces sp. NBC_01233 encodes:
- a CDS encoding YceI family protein — MGLFTRRSQITDHQNGGTTVTTLDVDPALAALTGDYVIDAAHSSIGFTVRHAMVTNVRGSFAEHEGTLHLDGADPARSTAAIDVKIPSVSTGIADRDAHLLGSDFFDAELFPLMTFRSTEARQLGGDAYRITGELTIKDVTRPLAIDLEFTGSAKDVYGNERVGFEGSAEILRSDWGLTWNAALEAGGVMVSDKVKLTFDISAIKQA; from the coding sequence ATGGGTCTCTTCACCCGCCGCAGCCAGATCACCGACCACCAGAACGGCGGCACCACCGTCACCACGCTGGACGTGGACCCGGCGCTCGCCGCCCTCACCGGCGACTACGTCATCGACGCCGCCCACAGCAGCATCGGCTTCACCGTCCGCCACGCCATGGTCACCAACGTCCGCGGCTCCTTCGCGGAGCACGAGGGCACCCTGCACCTGGACGGCGCCGACCCGGCCCGCTCCACGGCCGCCATCGACGTGAAGATCCCGTCGGTCAGCACCGGCATCGCCGACCGCGACGCCCACCTGCTGGGCAGCGACTTCTTCGACGCCGAGCTCTTCCCGCTGATGACCTTCCGCTCCACCGAGGCGCGCCAGCTGGGCGGGGACGCCTACCGCATCACCGGCGAGCTGACGATCAAGGACGTCACGCGGCCGCTCGCCATCGACCTAGAGTTCACGGGCTCCGCCAAGGACGTCTACGGCAACGAGCGCGTCGGTTTCGAGGGCTCCGCCGAGATCCTGCGCTCCGACTGGGGCCTGACCTGGAACGCCGCCCTGGAGGCCGGCGGTGTCATGGTGAGCGACAAGGTGAAGCTGACCTTCGACATCTCGGCCATCAAGCAGGCCTGA